Proteins co-encoded in one Bacillus paramycoides genomic window:
- a CDS encoding proline--tRNA ligase codes for MKQSMVFSPTLREVPADAEIKSHQLLLRAGFMRQNASGIYSFLPFGLKVLHKVERIVREEMERAGAVELLMPAMQAAELWQESGRWYSYGSELMRMKDRNAREFALGATHEEVITDLVRDEVKSYKKLPLTLYQIQTKFRDEQRPRFGLLRGREFLMKDAYSFHATQESLDEVYDRLYKAYSNIFARCGLNFRAVIADSGAMGGKDTHEFMVLSDVGEDTIAYSDTSDYAANIEMAPVVATYTKSDEAEKALEKVATPDQKAIEEVSAFLNIEADKCIKSMVFKVDEKLVVVLVRGDHEVNDVKVKNVYGASVVELASHEEVKQLLNCEVGSLGPIGVTGDIEIIADHAVASIVNGCSGANEEGFHYVNVNPERDFKVSQYTDLRFIQEGDQSPDGNGTILFARGIEVGHVFKLGTRYSEAMNATFLDENGKTQPLIMGCYGIGVSRTVAAIAEQFNDENGLVWPKAVAPFHVHVIPVNMKSDAQREMGENIYNSLQEQGYEVLLDDRAERAGVKFADADLFGLPVRVTVGKKADEGIVEVKVRATGESEEVKVEELQTYIANILQ; via the coding sequence ATGAAACAAAGTATGGTATTCAGTCCTACATTACGTGAAGTTCCAGCTGATGCGGAGATTAAGAGTCATCAGTTATTACTTCGTGCAGGTTTTATGCGTCAAAATGCTTCTGGTATTTATAGTTTTCTACCATTTGGTTTAAAAGTACTACACAAAGTAGAACGTATCGTTCGAGAAGAAATGGAGCGCGCAGGTGCTGTAGAATTATTAATGCCAGCGATGCAAGCTGCAGAATTATGGCAAGAATCAGGCCGTTGGTATTCTTACGGATCTGAATTAATGCGTATGAAAGATCGTAACGCTCGTGAATTCGCATTAGGAGCGACACACGAGGAAGTAATTACGGATCTTGTACGTGATGAAGTAAAATCATATAAAAAATTACCGTTAACATTATACCAAATTCAAACAAAATTCCGTGACGAACAAAGACCTCGTTTCGGTTTATTACGTGGAAGAGAGTTTCTAATGAAAGATGCATACTCTTTCCATGCTACACAAGAGAGCTTAGATGAAGTGTATGATCGCTTATACAAAGCATACTCTAACATTTTTGCTCGTTGTGGTTTGAATTTCCGTGCGGTTATTGCTGATTCTGGAGCAATGGGCGGAAAAGATACACATGAATTTATGGTATTATCTGATGTTGGTGAAGATACAATTGCATATTCTGATACATCTGATTATGCAGCGAACATCGAAATGGCTCCTGTTGTAGCTACGTATACGAAGAGTGACGAAGCAGAAAAAGCACTTGAAAAAGTAGCAACACCAGACCAAAAAGCAATTGAAGAAGTATCTGCATTCTTAAACATTGAAGCTGACAAGTGCATTAAGTCTATGGTATTTAAAGTAGATGAGAAATTAGTAGTGGTACTTGTTCGTGGAGATCATGAAGTAAACGATGTAAAAGTGAAAAATGTATACGGTGCTTCAGTTGTTGAACTTGCTTCTCATGAAGAAGTAAAACAACTATTAAATTGTGAAGTTGGTTCATTAGGACCGATTGGTGTAACAGGTGATATCGAAATTATCGCTGACCATGCTGTAGCATCGATTGTTAACGGATGTTCAGGAGCAAACGAAGAAGGATTCCATTATGTAAATGTAAATCCAGAACGTGACTTTAAAGTAAGTCAATATACAGATTTACGTTTCATCCAAGAAGGAGACCAATCTCCAGATGGAAACGGAACAATTCTTTTCGCACGTGGAATTGAAGTTGGTCATGTATTCAAATTAGGAACTCGTTATAGTGAAGCAATGAACGCAACATTCCTAGATGAAAACGGAAAAACACAACCGCTTATTATGGGTTGTTACGGTATCGGGGTATCTCGTACAGTAGCAGCAATTGCAGAGCAATTTAATGATGAGAACGGTTTAGTTTGGCCAAAAGCTGTTGCACCATTCCATGTGCATGTAATTCCAGTAAATATGAAATCTGATGCACAACGTGAAATGGGTGAAAACATTTACAACTCATTACAAGAGCAAGGATATGAAGTATTACTAGACGATCGTGCAGAACGTGCAGGTGTTAAATTTGCAGATGCAGATTTATTCGGTCTTCCAGTTCGTGTGACAGTTGGTAAAAAAGCAGACGAAGGTATTGTAGAAGTGAAAGTACGCGCTACAGGCGAGTCTGAAGAAGTGAAAGTAGAAGAACTTCAAACATATATTGCTAATATTT
- the rseP gene encoding RIP metalloprotease RseP — MNTAIAFILIFGALVFFHELGHLYFAKRAGILCREFAIGFGPKIFSFEKNETVYTIRLLPLGGYVRMAGEDADTVELKPGKKVGLVLNEKDEVAKLVFDGYEKYPNVRVIEVEQADLEHNLTISGYEEYEEELQTFRVNEKARIITAGEEIQIAPYNRQFGSKKLGQRALTIFAGPAMNFILAFVIFVILGFVQGVPVDKPMVGKVMENSAAEQAGLKENDTIQAIDGKNTSTWKDVVTIVRENPNKEITLQVKRDSEQFNVKVTPTLDKEGKEEVGRIGVYSPVEKTVMGSIKSGFEQTYQWTKLIFESLVKLVTGQFSINELSGPVGIYNLTDQVVDYGFTRVLSLAAVLSINLGLFNLLPVPALDGGRLFFFLIEALRGKPIDRQKEGMVHFIGFALLMLLMLVVTWNDIRKFFL, encoded by the coding sequence TTGAATACAGCGATTGCCTTTATATTAATTTTCGGTGCACTCGTATTTTTCCATGAGCTAGGGCATCTATATTTCGCAAAAAGAGCAGGTATTTTATGCCGTGAGTTTGCGATTGGTTTTGGTCCGAAAATATTCTCATTTGAAAAGAATGAAACGGTGTATACGATTCGATTACTGCCCCTTGGTGGCTATGTAAGAATGGCTGGCGAGGATGCAGACACAGTAGAGTTAAAGCCTGGGAAAAAGGTTGGCCTTGTATTAAATGAAAAAGACGAAGTTGCAAAATTAGTTTTTGATGGATATGAAAAATATCCAAATGTTCGCGTTATTGAAGTGGAACAAGCTGATTTAGAACATAATTTAACAATTTCGGGCTATGAAGAGTACGAGGAAGAGCTTCAAACATTCCGAGTGAATGAAAAGGCTCGTATTATTACTGCTGGTGAAGAAATTCAAATTGCTCCGTATAATAGGCAGTTTGGCTCTAAAAAATTAGGTCAACGTGCCCTAACAATCTTTGCAGGTCCTGCAATGAACTTCATTTTAGCGTTTGTTATTTTTGTGATTCTTGGATTTGTACAAGGTGTTCCTGTTGACAAGCCAATGGTCGGAAAAGTAATGGAGAATAGTGCAGCAGAGCAAGCTGGATTAAAAGAAAATGATACAATTCAAGCAATTGATGGGAAAAACACAAGTACATGGAAAGATGTTGTTACCATTGTACGTGAAAACCCGAATAAAGAAATTACGTTACAAGTAAAGCGTGATAGTGAACAGTTTAATGTGAAAGTAACGCCAACGCTTGATAAAGAAGGGAAAGAAGAAGTTGGTAGAATCGGTGTTTACTCTCCTGTAGAGAAAACAGTGATGGGTTCTATTAAATCAGGTTTTGAACAAACATACCAATGGACGAAACTAATTTTTGAGTCTCTTGTGAAATTAGTAACTGGTCAATTTTCTATTAATGAGTTGTCAGGTCCAGTAGGAATTTATAATCTAACAGATCAAGTAGTAGATTATGGATTTACGCGTGTATTAAGTTTAGCTGCAGTATTAAGTATTAACCTTGGTTTATTTAATTTACTACCAGTTCCTGCTTTAGACGGTGGACGTTTGTTCTTCTTCTTAATTGAAGCGTTACGAGGGAAACCAATTGATCGCCAAAAAGAAGGAATGGTTCACTTTATTGGTTTTGCATTATTAATGTTACTTATGTTAGTTGTAACTTGGAATGACATTCGTAAGTTTTTCTTGTAA
- the dxr gene encoding 1-deoxy-D-xylulose-5-phosphate reductoisomerase — MKNISLLGASGSIGTQTLDVLRSHPDQFRLVAFSVGKNIDYAVKVIQEFSPQIVSVQREEDVLKLQAVSGNTKIVYGSEGLLEVALHPDAEIVVNAVVGSVGLLPTLRAIEAKKTIGIANKETLVTAGHLVMEAARKHNVSLLPVDSEHSAIFQCLNGENEKRISRLIITASGGSFRDKTRDELHHVTVEDALRHPNWSMGSKITIDSATMMNKGLEVIEAHWLFGIPYEQIDVVLHKESIIHSMVEFEDRSVMAQLGSPDMRVPIQYTLTYPDRLPLSDTKQLNLWEMGTLHFEKMNQERFRCLRFAYEAGKAGGSMPAVMNAANEVAVEAFLQKRIGFLTVEDLIEKAMNHHNVIARPSLEEILEIDATTRRFVMEQI; from the coding sequence ATGAAAAACATTAGTTTATTAGGTGCAAGCGGATCAATTGGTACACAAACTTTAGATGTATTACGCTCGCACCCAGACCAATTCCGTCTCGTTGCTTTTTCTGTAGGGAAAAATATTGACTACGCAGTAAAGGTAATTCAAGAATTTTCTCCGCAAATTGTCTCTGTGCAAAGAGAGGAAGATGTTTTAAAATTACAAGCTGTCTCTGGTAATACAAAAATTGTATATGGTAGTGAAGGGCTTTTAGAAGTGGCATTACATCCAGACGCAGAAATTGTAGTAAATGCTGTTGTAGGTAGCGTAGGGTTGTTACCAACACTTCGTGCAATTGAGGCGAAAAAGACAATTGGAATTGCAAACAAAGAAACGTTAGTAACTGCAGGGCATCTTGTAATGGAAGCAGCGCGAAAACATAATGTTTCGTTACTTCCAGTAGACAGTGAACATTCAGCTATTTTTCAATGCTTGAATGGTGAAAATGAAAAAAGAATTTCTCGACTAATTATTACGGCTTCTGGAGGAAGTTTCCGCGATAAAACGAGAGATGAATTGCATCATGTGACCGTAGAAGATGCGCTTCGACATCCAAACTGGTCAATGGGTTCGAAAATTACAATTGATTCTGCTACAATGATGAATAAGGGGCTAGAAGTAATTGAAGCACATTGGCTTTTTGGTATCCCTTATGAGCAAATCGATGTTGTTTTACATAAAGAAAGTATTATTCATTCTATGGTTGAATTTGAAGATCGTAGTGTGATGGCACAGCTTGGCTCACCTGATATGCGAGTACCAATTCAATACACACTTACATATCCTGATCGATTACCTCTTTCAGACACAAAGCAGTTAAATTTATGGGAAATGGGTACATTGCATTTTGAGAAAATGAACCAAGAACGTTTCCGTTGCTTGCGCTTCGCGTATGAAGCTGGAAAAGCAGGTGGAAGTATGCCAGCTGTAATGAATGCAGCGAATGAAGTAGCTGTTGAAGCTTTTTTACAAAAGAGAATTGGTTTCTTAACAGTGGAAGACCTCATTGAAAAAGCAATGAACCATCACAATGTCATTGCACGTCCAAGCTTAGAGGAAATTCTGGAAATTGATGCAACCACAAGACGGTTTGTGATGGAACAAATTTAG
- the cdsA gene encoding phosphatidate cytidylyltransferase: MKQRIITGVVAAALFIPIVIYGGVPFTVLVYALASIGLYELIRMNKLTLISVPTVLAAVLLWVILIPSSASELFTWIGLGKLEITFVIVLLLLSYTVLSKNTFTFDHASFLLMATTYVAMGFLYLNETRILGIKYVFCALFVIWATDSGAYFVGKALGKRKLWPEISPNKTIEGSLGGIVCGIVVALVYNMFFPVEANVGILIVLTIIISIFGQIGDLVQSAFKRHYGVKDSGTILPGHGGILDRTDSWLFVLPILYFLLQYN; this comes from the coding sequence GTGAAACAGAGAATTATTACTGGAGTGGTTGCTGCCGCGCTGTTCATTCCCATCGTAATTTACGGTGGCGTGCCTTTTACGGTTTTAGTGTATGCACTTGCTTCTATAGGTTTATATGAATTAATTCGTATGAATAAGCTTACGCTTATTTCAGTACCAACAGTTTTAGCTGCAGTATTATTATGGGTTATTTTAATTCCAAGTAGTGCATCAGAACTGTTTACTTGGATTGGATTAGGTAAATTAGAAATCACATTTGTGATTGTTTTATTACTTTTATCATATACAGTCCTTTCTAAGAATACATTTACTTTTGACCATGCTTCCTTTTTATTAATGGCAACAACATATGTTGCAATGGGATTCTTATATTTGAATGAAACGAGAATTTTAGGAATTAAATATGTGTTTTGCGCATTATTTGTTATATGGGCTACTGATTCAGGTGCATATTTTGTAGGGAAAGCATTGGGAAAAAGAAAATTATGGCCAGAAATTAGTCCGAATAAAACGATTGAAGGTTCATTGGGCGGCATCGTTTGTGGGATTGTTGTGGCACTTGTTTACAATATGTTCTTCCCAGTTGAGGCTAATGTAGGGATTTTAATTGTGTTGACAATTATCATTTCTATTTTTGGACAAATTGGTGATTTAGTACAATCTGCATTTAAACGTCATTATGGTGTAAAAGATTCAGGTACAATTTTACCTGGACATGGTGGTATATTAGATCGAACAGATAGTTGGTTATTTGTTTTACCAATTCTCTACTTCTTATTACAATACAATTAA
- the uppS gene encoding isoprenyl transferase, whose amino-acid sequence MMFKNFPFFKGKKDTSFDHLVEEVKKGYIPEHIAIIMDGNGRWAKRRAMPRIAGHHEGMQVVKKITKFASKLNVKVLTLYAFSTENWKRPKKEVDYLMKLPEEFLGTFLPELIEENVQVRVIGQQDRLPTHTRRAMEKAMEDTKENTGLILNFALNYGSRDEIVSAVQHMMKDSEEGKIRVEDVSEEMLSSYLMTSSLPDPELLIRTSGELRISNFMLWQIAYSEFWFTDVYWPDFTEEHLLNAITDFQHRGRRFGGV is encoded by the coding sequence ATGATGTTTAAAAACTTTCCTTTTTTTAAAGGTAAAAAGGACACATCGTTTGATCATCTCGTTGAAGAAGTAAAAAAAGGATACATCCCAGAACATATTGCCATCATTATGGATGGTAATGGAAGATGGGCAAAGAGGAGAGCGATGCCTCGTATTGCGGGACATCATGAAGGCATGCAAGTTGTAAAGAAAATCACAAAATTTGCAAGCAAACTTAATGTAAAAGTATTAACTCTTTATGCTTTTTCAACTGAGAACTGGAAAAGACCGAAAAAGGAAGTTGATTATTTAATGAAGCTTCCGGAAGAATTTTTAGGTACATTTTTACCAGAATTGATTGAAGAGAACGTACAAGTCCGAGTAATAGGGCAACAAGATCGTCTTCCTACGCATACACGCAGAGCGATGGAGAAGGCCATGGAAGATACGAAAGAGAATACGGGATTAATTCTGAATTTCGCGTTAAACTATGGAAGTCGAGATGAAATCGTTTCTGCTGTGCAACATATGATGAAAGATAGTGAGGAAGGAAAGATTCGTGTAGAAGATGTAAGTGAAGAAATGCTTTCTTCCTACTTAATGACGAGTTCTTTACCTGATCCAGAGTTGTTAATCCGTACGAGCGGAGAGCTGCGTATTAGTAATTTCATGTTATGGCAAATTGCATATTCGGAATTTTGGTTTACAGATGTGTATTGGCCAGATTTTACCGAGGAACATTTGTTAAATGCGATTACAGACTTTCAACATAGAGGGCGCAGATTCGGAGGCGTGTAG
- the frr gene encoding ribosome recycling factor, giving the protein MGQQVLKSSNEKMEKAVAAYSRELATVRAGRASASVLDKVQVDYYGAPTPVVQLANITVPEARLLVIQPYDKTSIGDIEKAILKADLGLNPSNDGTVIRIAFPALTEERRRDLVKVVKKYAEEAKVAVRNVRRDGNDDLKKLEKAGEITEDDLRGYTEDIQKETDKYIAKVDEIAKNKEKEIMEV; this is encoded by the coding sequence ATGGGACAACAAGTATTAAAGTCTTCAAATGAAAAAATGGAAAAAGCAGTTGCTGCTTATTCTCGTGAATTAGCAACAGTTCGTGCTGGCCGTGCAAGCGCGTCTGTATTAGATAAAGTACAAGTTGATTACTATGGTGCACCAACACCAGTTGTGCAATTAGCGAACATTACAGTTCCAGAAGCACGTTTACTTGTAATTCAACCTTATGATAAAACTTCTATCGGTGATATCGAAAAAGCAATTTTAAAAGCAGATTTAGGCTTAAACCCTTCTAATGACGGAACTGTAATTCGTATTGCATTCCCTGCATTAACAGAAGAGCGTCGTCGTGATCTTGTAAAAGTTGTGAAAAAATATGCTGAAGAAGCAAAAGTTGCTGTTCGTAACGTACGTCGTGACGGTAACGATGATCTTAAGAAGCTTGAAAAAGCTGGCGAGATTACAGAAGATGATTTAAGAGGATATACTGAAGATATCCAAAAAGAAACAGATAAATATATTGCAAAAGTTGACGAAATCGCAAAAAACAAAGAAAAAGAAATCATGGAAGTGTAA
- the pyrH gene encoding UMP kinase, which yields MSKPKYNRVVLKLSGEALAGEQGFGINPAVIKSVAEQVKEIAELDVEVAVVVGGGNIWRGKIGSEMGMDRAGADYMGMLATVMNSLALQDSLENIGIQTRVQTSIEMRQVAEPYIRRKAVRHLEKKRVVIFAAGTGNPYFSTDTTAALRAAEIEADVILMAKNNVDGVYNADPSIDPTATKYETLTYLDVLKEGLGVMDSTASSLCMDNDIPLIVFSVMEKGNIKRAVLGENIGTVVRGK from the coding sequence ATGAGTAAACCGAAATATAATCGTGTCGTTTTAAAGTTAAGTGGAGAAGCTTTAGCTGGCGAGCAAGGATTTGGAATTAACCCAGCTGTTATTAAGTCAGTTGCGGAACAAGTGAAAGAAATTGCAGAACTAGATGTAGAGGTTGCTGTTGTTGTTGGTGGCGGTAACATTTGGCGTGGAAAAATTGGAAGTGAGATGGGCATGGATCGTGCAGGAGCAGATTACATGGGCATGTTAGCAACAGTTATGAATTCATTAGCTCTTCAAGATAGCTTAGAGAACATTGGAATTCAAACTCGCGTACAAACTTCAATTGAAATGCGTCAAGTGGCAGAGCCTTACATTCGTCGTAAAGCAGTTCGTCACTTAGAGAAGAAACGTGTTGTTATTTTTGCAGCAGGTACAGGTAATCCATACTTCTCTACAGATACAACAGCGGCATTACGTGCGGCAGAAATTGAAGCAGACGTAATTTTAATGGCGAAAAACAATGTAGATGGCGTATACAATGCGGACCCATCTATTGACCCAACAGCTACGAAATACGAAACGCTTACTTACTTAGATGTATTAAAAGAAGGTTTAGGTGTAATGGATTCTACAGCTTCTTCTCTATGTATGGATAACGATATTCCGTTAATTGTATTCTCAGTTATGGAAAAAGGTAATATTAAACGTGCCGTTTTAGGCGAAAATATCGGAACAGTTGTAAGGGGGAAATAA
- the tsf gene encoding translation elongation factor Ts — MAITAQMVKELREKTGAGMMDCKKALTETNGDMEKAIDFLREKGIAKAAKKADRIAAEGLTFIETNGNDGLILELNSETDFVAKNEGFQTLIKELAAHLLTNKPANVEEAMAQTMENGKKVEEHINEAIAKIGEKLTLRRFEIVSKTDADAFGAYLHMGGRIGVLTVLEGSTDEAAAKDVAMHIAAVNPKYIDRDAVTAEEVEHERQVLTQQALNEGKPEKIVAKMVEGRLGKFFEEICLLDQAFVKNPDMKVRQFVESKGGTLKGFVRYAVGEGIEKREDNFAEEVMNQVKGSN, encoded by the coding sequence ATGGCAATCACTGCACAAATGGTAAAAGAATTACGTGAAAAAACTGGCGCAGGTATGATGGACTGCAAAAAAGCTTTAACAGAAACTAACGGCGACATGGAGAAGGCAATTGACTTCTTACGTGAAAAAGGTATCGCGAAAGCTGCTAAAAAAGCAGACCGTATCGCTGCTGAAGGTTTAACTTTCATCGAAACAAACGGTAACGACGGTTTAATCTTAGAATTAAACTCTGAAACTGATTTCGTTGCGAAAAACGAAGGTTTCCAAACATTAATTAAAGAATTAGCTGCTCACTTATTAACTAACAAACCAGCTAACGTTGAAGAAGCTATGGCTCAAACAATGGAAAACGGTAAAAAAGTTGAAGAGCACATCAACGAAGCAATTGCTAAAATTGGTGAAAAGCTTACACTTCGTCGTTTCGAAATCGTATCAAAAACTGATGCAGATGCATTCGGCGCTTACCTACACATGGGTGGACGCATTGGTGTTCTAACAGTTCTTGAAGGTTCTACTGACGAAGCAGCTGCTAAAGATGTTGCAATGCACATCGCTGCAGTTAACCCTAAATACATCGACCGCGATGCTGTAACAGCTGAAGAAGTTGAGCATGAGCGTCAAGTATTAACACAACAAGCATTAAACGAAGGCAAGCCTGAAAAAATCGTTGCAAAAATGGTTGAAGGCCGTCTTGGCAAATTCTTCGAAGAAATTTGCTTACTTGACCAAGCATTCGTTAAAAACCCTGATATGAAAGTTCGTCAGTTCGTTGAGTCTAAAGGCGGAACATTAAAAGGATTCGTTCGCTACGCTGTTGGTGAAGGTATCGAAAAACGCGAAGACAACTTCGCTGAAGAAGTAATGAACCAAGTAAAAGGTAGTAACTAA
- the rpsB gene encoding 30S ribosomal protein S2 gives MSVISMKQLLEAGVHFGHQTRRWNPKMKRYIFTERNGIYIIDLQKTVKKVEEAFKVMRDIAAEGGDILFVGTKKQAQEAIKEEATRAGMYFVNQRWLGGTLTNFQTIQKRIKRLKDIERMQEDGTFEVLPKKEVVQLKKELERLEKFLGGIKDMKGLPSALFVVDPRKERIAVAEARKLHIPIIGIVDTNCDPDEIDHVIPANDDAIRAVKLLTSKMADAILEAKQGEETVTA, from the coding sequence ATGTCAGTAATTTCTATGAAGCAATTGCTTGAAGCTGGTGTTCATTTCGGACATCAAACTCGTCGTTGGAACCCAAAAATGAAGCGTTACATTTTCACAGAGCGTAACGGTATCTACATCATCGACTTACAAAAAACTGTGAAAAAGGTTGAGGAAGCTTTCAAAGTTATGCGTGACATCGCTGCTGAAGGCGGAGACATCTTATTCGTAGGTACTAAAAAACAAGCACAAGAAGCTATTAAAGAAGAAGCAACTCGTGCTGGTATGTACTTCGTTAACCAACGTTGGTTAGGTGGAACTTTAACAAACTTCCAAACAATCCAAAAGCGTATCAAGCGTCTTAAAGACATCGAAAGAATGCAAGAAGATGGTACTTTCGAAGTACTACCTAAGAAAGAAGTTGTTCAACTTAAAAAAGAGTTAGAGCGTCTTGAGAAATTCTTAGGCGGTATTAAAGATATGAAAGGTCTTCCAAGTGCATTATTCGTAGTAGACCCTCGTAAAGAGCGTATTGCAGTTGCTGAAGCACGCAAATTACACATTCCAATCATCGGTATCGTTGATACAAACTGTGATCCAGACGAAATCGATCACGTTATCCCAGCAAACGATGATGCAATTCGTGCTGTAAAACTTCTTACATCTAAAATGGCAGACGCGATCCTTGAAGCAAAACAAGGTGAAGAAACTGTTACTGCGTAA
- the codY gene encoding GTP-sensing pleiotropic transcriptional regulator CodY codes for MELLAKTRKLNALLQSAAGKPVNFREMSDTMCEVIEANVFVVSRRGKLLGYAIHQQIENERMKQMLAERQFPEEYTQSLFNITETSSNLDVNSAYTAFPVENKELFGQGLTTIVPIVGGGERLGTLVLARLGQEFLDDDLILAEYSSTVVGMEILREKAEEIEEEARSKAVVQMAISSLSYSELEAIEHIFEELNGTEGLLVASKIADRVGITRSVIVNALRKLESAGVIESRSLGMKGTYIKVLNDKFLHELAKLKTN; via the coding sequence ATGGAATTATTAGCAAAAACAAGAAAATTAAATGCGTTATTACAGAGCGCAGCAGGAAAGCCTGTAAACTTTAGAGAAATGTCTGACACAATGTGTGAAGTAATCGAAGCGAACGTATTCGTAGTAAGCCGTCGTGGTAAATTACTAGGATATGCAATTCACCAACAAATCGAGAATGAGCGTATGAAACAAATGCTTGCAGAGCGTCAATTCCCAGAAGAGTATACACAAAGCTTATTCAACATTACAGAAACATCTTCAAACTTAGATGTAAACAGTGCTTACACAGCATTCCCAGTAGAAAATAAAGAATTATTTGGTCAAGGCTTAACTACAATCGTACCGATCGTTGGTGGCGGTGAGCGTTTAGGTACATTAGTATTAGCTCGTCTTGGTCAAGAGTTCTTAGACGATGATTTAATCCTTGCTGAGTACAGCTCAACTGTTGTAGGTATGGAAATCTTACGTGAAAAAGCTGAAGAGATCGAAGAAGAAGCACGTAGCAAAGCTGTTGTTCAAATGGCGATCAGCTCATTATCTTACAGTGAGTTAGAAGCAATCGAGCACATCTTCGAAGAATTAAACGGAACAGAAGGTTTACTTGTTGCAAGTAAAATCGCTGACCGCGTAGGAATCACTCGTTCAGTAATCGTAAATGCACTTCGTAAATTAGAAAGTGCTGGTGTAATCGAGTCGCGTTCTTTAGGTATGAAAGGAACATACATTAAAGTATTAAACGACAAATTCTTACATGAACTTGCTAAATTAAAAACAAACTAA
- the hslU gene encoding ATP-dependent protease ATPase subunit HslU yields MHLHFTPRQIVEKLDQYIIGQKDAKKAVAVALRNRYRRSKLAENLRDEIAPKNILMIGPTGVGKTEVARRMAKLVGAPFIKVEATKFTEVGYVGRDVESMVRDLVETSVRIVKEEMVVNVQDKAEEQANQRLVEILVPSPEKQSGFKNPLEMLFGGAQNSNQTTDSQEDVEIEKKRQDVERKLAAGLLEDEIVSIEVTEQQSSMFDMLQGTGMEQMGMNFQDALGSFMPKKTKKRKLSVKEARKVLTNEEAQRLIDMDEVTQEAVYRAEQLGIIFIDEIDKIAGKQSNSVDVSREGVQRDILPIVEGSNVATKYGSVKTDYILFVAAGAFHMSKPSDLIPELQGRFPIRVELTKLSTDDFVKILIEPDNALIKQYMALLATEGIEIEFSDEAIRKIAEIAYQVNQDTDNIGARRLHTIMEKLLEDLSFEASEITLEKITITPQYVEEKLATIAKNKDVSQFIL; encoded by the coding sequence ATGCATTTACATTTTACTCCGCGTCAAATTGTGGAAAAATTAGATCAATACATTATCGGTCAAAAAGATGCGAAGAAAGCGGTTGCTGTAGCTTTAAGAAATCGATACCGCCGAAGTAAATTAGCTGAAAATCTACGTGATGAAATTGCACCTAAAAATATTTTAATGATTGGACCGACAGGTGTTGGTAAAACAGAGGTAGCACGACGAATGGCGAAACTCGTTGGAGCACCTTTTATTAAGGTTGAAGCTACTAAATTTACAGAAGTTGGATATGTAGGTAGAGACGTAGAATCGATGGTACGTGATCTTGTGGAAACGTCAGTTCGTATCGTGAAAGAAGAAATGGTAGTTAACGTACAAGACAAAGCAGAAGAACAAGCGAACCAACGTCTTGTTGAAATTTTAGTGCCGAGTCCGGAGAAGCAATCTGGATTTAAAAACCCATTAGAAATGTTATTTGGTGGCGCTCAAAATTCAAATCAAACAACAGATTCACAGGAAGATGTTGAAATTGAAAAGAAACGTCAAGACGTCGAAAGAAAGCTTGCTGCAGGACTTCTTGAAGATGAAATTGTATCGATTGAAGTGACTGAGCAACAGTCTTCTATGTTTGATATGTTACAAGGAACTGGCATGGAACAAATGGGAATGAATTTCCAAGATGCGTTAGGAAGTTTTATGCCGAAAAAAACAAAAAAACGTAAACTTTCTGTAAAAGAAGCAAGAAAAGTCTTGACAAATGAGGAAGCACAGCGCTTAATTGATATGGATGAAGTTACACAAGAGGCTGTTTATCGTGCTGAACAGCTCGGGATTATTTTTATCGATGAAATTGACAAAATTGCTGGTAAGCAGTCGAATAGCGTAGATGTATCACGTGAAGGTGTGCAACGTGACATTTTGCCAATTGTAGAAGGATCGAATGTTGCGACAAAATACGGATCAGTAAAAACGGATTATATTTTATTCGTTGCAGCTGGAGCGTTTCATATGTCTAAACCGTCGGATTTAATTCCGGAATTACAAGGGAGATTTCCGATTCGAGTAGAATTAACAAAATTATCGACTGATGATTTTGTTAAAATATTAATCGAGCCTGACAATGCGTTAATTAAACAATATATGGCTTTATTAGCGACTGAAGGTATAGAAATTGAATTTTCAGACGAAGCTATTCGTAAGATTGCTGAGATTGCTTATCAAGTTAATCAGGATACAGATAATATTGGAGCAAGAAGACTTCATACGATTATGGAGAAGCTCCTTGAAGATTTATCGTTTGAAGCATCTGAAATTACGTTAGAGAAAATAACGATAACACCTCAATACGTTGAGGAGAAATTAGCAACGATTGCTAAAAATAAAGATGTGAGCCAGTTTATTTTGTAA